In one Alkalinema sp. FACHB-956 genomic region, the following are encoded:
- a CDS encoding UDP-N-acetylmuramoyl-L-alanyl-D-glutamate--2,6-diaminopimelate ligase — translation MLLKELFDKAGLAAVDHPGLNAEVKGLTTNSHKVQSGDLFIGMPGTRVDGGDFWQSAIAAGAVAAVVSPQAAEKAKTDLQPGQCVIPAIDMAQASANLAAAFYDYPTQALQMVGVTGTNGKTTTTHLIEFLLQRSQRKPMLMGTLYVRWEGYHEVAMHTTPFPVDLQKQLATGVAAGCQQAVMEVSSHALAQGRVLGCQYDVAVFTNLTQDHLDYHRDMEDYFEAKALLFSEKYLRGRAIVNCDDSYGRRLIERLGDRAWSYSTEGEADLYLSDVVYTATGVSGIVHTPLGSAPFTSPLVGQFNLANMLAAIGAGLLLGLDLPTMVNALPEFVGVPGRMERVQVQPEQDISVIVDYAHTPDSLENLLKASRPFIAGQMICVFGCGGDRDRTKRPLMGGIAARLADHAVVTSDNPRTEDPEQILQDILAGIDAGANPTVMADRAAAIRQAILSAQPGDGVLIAGKGHEDYQILGTEKIHFDDREQARNALAERYA, via the coding sequence ATGCTGCTAAAAGAGCTATTTGACAAGGCTGGACTTGCTGCGGTGGATCATCCGGGACTCAATGCCGAAGTCAAAGGATTAACCACCAATTCCCACAAGGTCCAGTCGGGAGATCTATTCATCGGGATGCCGGGGACGCGGGTGGATGGCGGTGATTTTTGGCAGAGCGCGATCGCGGCGGGGGCTGTGGCGGCGGTCGTGTCTCCCCAAGCTGCCGAAAAAGCCAAGACGGATCTGCAACCGGGGCAGTGTGTCATTCCCGCGATCGATATGGCCCAGGCGTCTGCTAACCTAGCCGCTGCCTTTTATGACTACCCCACCCAAGCGCTGCAAATGGTTGGCGTCACGGGTACCAATGGCAAAACGACGACGACCCATTTGATTGAATTTCTGCTCCAGCGATCGCAGCGGAAACCGATGCTGATGGGGACACTCTACGTGCGCTGGGAGGGCTACCATGAGGTCGCTATGCACACCACGCCGTTTCCTGTAGATTTGCAAAAGCAATTGGCGACGGGGGTGGCGGCGGGCTGCCAGCAGGCGGTGATGGAAGTCAGTTCCCATGCCTTGGCCCAAGGGCGGGTGCTGGGCTGTCAGTACGATGTGGCGGTGTTTACGAACCTGACCCAGGATCACCTCGACTACCACCGGGATATGGAGGACTACTTCGAGGCGAAGGCGCTGCTGTTTAGCGAGAAATATCTGCGGGGACGGGCGATCGTTAATTGTGATGACAGCTATGGTCGGCGACTGATTGAGCGGCTGGGCGATCGCGCTTGGTCTTACAGCACGGAAGGCGAAGCGGATCTGTACCTCAGTGATGTGGTGTATACGGCTACTGGGGTGAGCGGGATTGTGCATACGCCCTTGGGCAGTGCACCCTTTACCTCCCCATTGGTAGGACAGTTCAATCTGGCTAATATGCTAGCGGCGATCGGGGCGGGTTTACTGCTGGGGCTGGATTTGCCAACCATGGTGAATGCCCTGCCGGAATTTGTCGGCGTGCCGGGACGCATGGAGCGGGTTCAGGTGCAACCGGAGCAAGACATCAGCGTGATTGTGGACTATGCCCACACGCCGGATAGTTTGGAAAATCTCTTAAAGGCATCCCGTCCGTTTATTGCGGGGCAGATGATCTGTGTGTTTGGCTGTGGGGGCGATCGCGATCGTACGAAACGGCCTTTGATGGGGGGGATTGCAGCTCGGCTAGCGGATCACGCGGTTGTGACTTCCGATAATCCCCGCACGGAGGATCCAGAGCAAATTTTGCAGGATATTTTGGCGGGTATCGATGCAGGGGCGAATCCCACGGTGATGGCCGATCGGGCGGCGGCGATTCGGCAGGCGATTCTGTCGGCTCAACCAGGCGATGGGGTACTGATTGCAGGTAAAGGCCACGAAGATTACCAAATTCTGGGGACAGAAAAGATCCACTTTGACGATCGGGAACAGGCCCGTAATGCCCTAGCTGAGCGTTATGCCTAG
- a CDS encoding glutaredoxin family protein: protein MHHLILYSKPGCHLCEGLEEKLRSIVNLPLQIEIRDITTRDDWFQAYQYEIPVLYWLQGETAIPIPRLSPRASVAQVEQMLQKYISSNC from the coding sequence ATGCACCACTTGATTCTCTACAGCAAACCGGGCTGTCACCTCTGCGAAGGCTTGGAAGAAAAACTGCGATCGATCGTCAATCTACCGCTGCAAATTGAGATTCGCGACATTACTACCCGAGATGACTGGTTCCAAGCCTACCAGTACGAAATTCCCGTCCTTTACTGGCTCCAAGGCGAAACGGCTATCCCCATTCCCCGCCTGTCTCCCCGTGCTTCTGTGGCGCAGGTGGAGCAGATGTTACAGAAATATATCTCGTCAAATTGCTAA
- a CDS encoding peroxiredoxin: MAVIDRVPSVTFKTRVRDESVPGPNPYRWQDLTTDEIFAGKKVVIFSLPGAFTPTCSSNHLPRYEELYEEFKAQGVDQIICISVNDAFVMFQWGKQIGAKNVFLLPDGNGEFTRKMGMLVDKSNLGFGMRSWRYSMLVNDGNIEKIFTEPDFGDNCPIDPFEVSDADTMLAYLKGTQSEGVTSPRLEFVG, from the coding sequence ATGGCTGTGATCGATCGTGTCCCCAGTGTGACCTTCAAAACCCGTGTCCGTGACGAGTCCGTGCCTGGGCCTAACCCCTACCGTTGGCAAGATCTGACCACTGACGAAATCTTCGCCGGTAAGAAAGTTGTTATCTTCTCGTTGCCCGGAGCCTTCACGCCCACCTGCTCCTCCAACCACTTGCCCCGCTACGAAGAACTCTACGAAGAATTCAAAGCCCAAGGCGTTGATCAAATTATCTGTATCTCTGTGAATGATGCCTTTGTTATGTTCCAATGGGGCAAGCAGATCGGCGCGAAAAATGTGTTCCTGTTACCCGATGGCAATGGTGAGTTCACCCGCAAGATGGGGATGCTCGTTGATAAGTCCAACCTCGGGTTTGGGATGCGTTCCTGGCGCTATTCCATGCTGGTCAATGACGGCAATATCGAAAAAATCTTCACCGAACCTGACTTTGGCGATAACTGCCCGATCGATCCCTTTGAAGTCTCCGATGCCGATACCATGTTGGCGTACTTGAAGGGAACCCAGTCTGAGGGCGTTACTTCCCCTCGTCTGGAATTCGTAGGTTAG
- a CDS encoding Fur family transcriptional regulator yields MRQQDAIVQRLKEKGLRVTPQRFAVYANLLDRCDHPTAEQVLQDLNQHAPTSSQATVYSSLQALCEVGLVREVLLEEGVCRYDANVAPHHHFRCRCCGAIEDIAWDALHSIQIDRVRSGLKVESYEVTLHGVCDHCQPG; encoded by the coding sequence ATGCGGCAACAAGATGCGATCGTTCAACGACTGAAGGAGAAAGGCCTACGAGTCACGCCGCAGCGGTTTGCGGTTTATGCAAATTTGCTCGATCGCTGCGATCATCCCACAGCGGAACAGGTGCTCCAGGATTTAAATCAACATGCACCGACTTCCTCCCAAGCCACGGTGTACAGTTCCCTGCAAGCGCTGTGTGAAGTGGGACTCGTGCGGGAAGTCTTATTAGAGGAAGGGGTGTGCCGATATGATGCCAATGTGGCCCCGCACCATCATTTCCGGTGTCGTTGCTGTGGCGCGATCGAAGATATTGCCTGGGATGCCTTGCACAGCATCCAGATCGATCGGGTGCGATCGGGATTAAAAGTCGAGTCCTACGAAGTCACCCTGCATGGGGTTTGCGACCACTGCCAACCGGGTTAG
- a CDS encoding GNAT family N-acetyltransferase codes for MQIRAATSNDIALIFSFIQRKADFDRAIGAFTGTLQVSEAKLRRTLFNRDPFAYVLFAELEQRAIGFAFYAFRYSSFVGQPSLWLDDLYVVEAQRSQGAGTALMQHLAKVAQDNDCSHLAWNADARNLRGLQFYQRLGAEITEQHGDRCWLRWVPWLLEP; via the coding sequence ATGCAAATTAGAGCTGCTACATCCAACGATATTGCATTAATTTTTTCGTTTATTCAACGGAAAGCTGACTTCGATCGCGCGATCGGTGCGTTCACTGGCACCTTGCAAGTTTCTGAAGCTAAACTTCGCCGAACTTTGTTTAATCGTGACCCCTTTGCCTATGTTCTCTTTGCAGAATTGGAACAGCGGGCGATCGGGTTTGCTTTTTATGCATTCCGGTATTCTTCCTTCGTTGGGCAGCCAAGCCTTTGGTTAGATGATTTGTATGTGGTTGAAGCCCAGCGTAGTCAAGGCGCGGGAACGGCTTTGATGCAGCACTTGGCAAAGGTTGCCCAAGACAATGATTGCAGTCATCTTGCCTGGAATGCCGATGCTCGTAATCTTCGGGGGCTCCAATTTTATCAACGGTTAGGTGCAGAGATTACTGAGCAACATGGCGATCGTTGCTGGTTAAGATGGGTGCCTTGGTTGCTGGAGCCTTAG
- a CDS encoding NAD(P)/FAD-dependent oxidoreductase — MKLSSKNLDTRRDTVYDAIVVGGGMGGLSAAIYLARYGLKCLVIEKGRGRSFWMQDLRNYVGLDPDTPGRTILQHATNQAIEWGADFLRGFVEEVIDEGDTFTVKVKVGKGDTTGVTFRSQYVIAATGIIDLLPELENMQNVFDYAGYTLHVCMICDGFDMWDQKAVLLAKTEGQINAAFVLNWFTPYISVLTNGLQVSDEMKQKLADHGYPLYEQPIAEFLGENHKMSGVKLADGTIVEATTGLVNMGSIYHNQYLKGIAGLEYDGENLVTNNMCQTSHPRIFALGDLKQGLNQVSVAVADGTLAATQIWRNIRRASAPRKWEDNIAQASQTGAAES, encoded by the coding sequence ATGAAACTTTCAAGCAAAAATCTAGACACTCGTCGGGATACGGTGTACGACGCGATCGTTGTGGGGGGTGGCATGGGTGGTTTATCCGCTGCCATTTACCTGGCTCGCTATGGCTTGAAATGCTTGGTGATCGAAAAAGGTCGGGGCCGCTCCTTCTGGATGCAGGATTTGCGCAATTACGTTGGTCTTGATCCTGACACCCCCGGACGCACGATTTTGCAACATGCCACTAATCAAGCGATCGAATGGGGTGCGGATTTCCTACGGGGCTTCGTTGAAGAAGTGATTGACGAAGGCGATACCTTTACGGTGAAAGTTAAGGTTGGTAAAGGTGATACCACGGGTGTTACGTTCCGCAGTCAATATGTCATTGCCGCTACCGGAATCATTGACCTATTACCAGAATTGGAAAACATGCAAAATGTGTTTGACTATGCGGGTTATACCCTGCATGTCTGCATGATTTGCGATGGCTTTGACATGTGGGATCAAAAGGCGGTTCTGTTGGCGAAAACGGAAGGCCAGATTAATGCAGCCTTTGTGTTGAATTGGTTTACTCCCTACATTTCTGTGCTGACCAATGGCCTGCAAGTCAGCGATGAAATGAAGCAAAAACTGGCGGATCACGGCTATCCTCTCTACGAGCAACCGATCGCGGAGTTCCTCGGCGAGAACCACAAAATGAGTGGGGTGAAGTTGGCCGATGGCACGATCGTGGAAGCGACGACGGGCTTAGTCAACATGGGATCGATCTACCATAACCAATACCTCAAAGGCATTGCAGGGTTGGAATACGACGGCGAGAATTTAGTCACCAACAACATGTGCCAAACCAGTCATCCTCGCATTTTTGCTTTGGGGGATTTGAAGCAGGGGTTAAACCAGGTTTCCGTGGCGGTGGCTGATGGTACTTTAGCGGCCACGCAAATTTGGCGGAACATTCGTCGGGCCAGTGCGCCCCGCAAATGGGAAGACAATATCGCCCAGGCTTCTCAGACAGGTGCAGCAGAATCTTAA
- a CDS encoding cupin domain-containing protein: MTDHNFPIAISALDAPVRNKPSNYPEPFASRMAGREKRSLGDWFGLSNFGVNLTRLAPQAISALRHAHTRQDELIYILQGHPTLCTDAGRTVLAPGMCAGFKAGTGNAHHLINETAEVVIYLEMGDRTPGDAGSYPDDDLQAVLQDGKWQFLHKDGTPYPV, encoded by the coding sequence GTGACTGATCACAATTTCCCGATCGCGATTTCTGCTCTGGATGCCCCTGTGCGCAACAAACCCAGCAATTATCCCGAACCCTTTGCCTCACGAATGGCGGGTCGCGAAAAGCGATCGCTGGGGGATTGGTTTGGCTTAAGCAATTTCGGGGTGAATTTAACGCGCCTCGCGCCCCAAGCAATTTCTGCCCTGCGCCATGCCCACACCCGCCAAGATGAATTGATCTATATCCTGCAAGGTCATCCAACCCTGTGTACCGATGCAGGCCGAACAGTCTTGGCTCCGGGAATGTGTGCAGGGTTCAAGGCGGGAACGGGTAATGCCCACCATTTGATCAATGAAACAGCGGAAGTGGTTATTTACCTGGAAATGGGCGATCGGACGCCCGGTGATGCAGGTTCCTATCCCGATGATGATTTACAGGCGGTTCTGCAAGATGGTAAATGGCAGTTTCTGCACAAAGATGGAACGCCCTATCCTGTCTAG
- the recQ gene encoding DNA helicase RecQ translates to MAVSPSSATTELLEQYLKHYFGYDSFRPGQREIIEAALNGQDVLVLIPTGGGKSLCFQLPALLSPGLTIVVSPLIALMQDQVQLLQNNGILATFLNSSLSPDEARSRTQDILNGKIKLLYVAPERLLSDEFLFSFLPQIQSTIGIAAFAIDEAHCVSEWGHDFRPEYRQLAYLRSTYSQVPIWALTATATERVRTDIMTQLGLRNPFVQVSSFNRPNLYYEVRPKSRNTYADMLEQIRQAEGSGIVYCLSRKNVEEVAAKLCKDGIKALPYHAGLNAETRTKNQLSFIRDDVQVIVATIAFGMGINKPDVRFVIHYSLPKNIEGYYQESGRAGRDGEPAVCTLYYSMGDVKTIDFIISQKCDPTTGEPLEEEQRIAQQQLRRVINYAEALECRRTVQLGYFGESFPGHCDNCDNCRFPKPIEDWTIDAQKFLSCVARFAQRGQHYGINYAIDVLRGSKEKRILQNNHDQLSTYGIGKDKTTEQWKLLARSIVHQGLVDEATDGYAVLKLNDLSWEVLRGQRQVMVAVEPQRSDVTLQRSDMGNEQVEELYDRLRKLRKQIADDEGNPPYAVFSNATLREMAEQQPLDRKQFLKLSGVGNRKLDKYGDIFLQEISDFRTEHGLTTTPPPSLSLATPSQTSSKLIPFPTTSRSGTPPPKFASQKVNQRNPSSTANVSSTHLQTLSLHQEGYTPADIAEARNLRLGTVWEHLVVLLERGHGVQVDRLIADDRRAVIAQAIQQLRSESLTAIREVVGETYGFDEIRLVRAWMRSQSQF, encoded by the coding sequence ATGGCAGTTTCTCCCTCCTCCGCCACCACCGAACTTTTGGAACAGTACCTCAAACACTACTTTGGGTACGATAGCTTCCGTCCCGGCCAACGGGAAATCATCGAAGCCGCCCTCAACGGCCAAGATGTCCTCGTCCTCATCCCCACCGGCGGTGGCAAATCCCTCTGCTTCCAACTGCCTGCCCTCCTCAGCCCCGGCCTAACGATCGTCGTTTCGCCGTTGATCGCCCTCATGCAAGACCAAGTGCAACTGCTGCAAAACAACGGCATCCTCGCCACCTTCCTTAACAGCAGCCTCAGCCCAGACGAAGCCCGATCGCGCACCCAAGACATCCTCAACGGCAAAATCAAACTCCTCTACGTCGCCCCAGAACGCCTCCTCAGCGACGAATTTCTCTTCTCCTTCCTACCCCAAATTCAATCCACGATCGGCATTGCCGCCTTCGCGATCGACGAAGCCCACTGCGTTTCCGAATGGGGCCACGACTTCCGCCCAGAATATCGCCAACTGGCCTACCTGCGATCGACCTACTCCCAAGTCCCCATCTGGGCCCTCACCGCCACCGCCACCGAACGGGTTCGCACCGACATCATGACCCAACTGGGCCTGCGCAACCCCTTTGTTCAAGTCAGCAGCTTCAATCGGCCCAATCTCTACTACGAAGTCCGGCCCAAAAGCCGCAACACCTACGCCGACATGCTAGAACAAATCCGCCAAGCCGAGGGATCGGGCATTGTCTACTGCCTCAGTCGCAAGAACGTCGAAGAAGTGGCTGCCAAACTCTGCAAAGATGGCATTAAAGCACTGCCCTACCACGCAGGACTGAACGCTGAAACTCGAACAAAAAATCAACTTAGCTTCATTCGAGATGACGTACAAGTAATTGTGGCAACCATCGCCTTTGGCATGGGAATCAACAAGCCTGACGTTCGGTTCGTCATTCACTACAGCTTACCCAAAAATATCGAAGGCTATTACCAGGAATCTGGACGGGCAGGCCGGGATGGGGAACCCGCTGTCTGCACGCTCTACTACAGCATGGGCGATGTCAAAACGATCGACTTCATCATCAGCCAAAAATGCGATCCCACAACTGGCGAACCTCTGGAAGAAGAACAACGCATCGCCCAACAACAACTCCGCCGCGTCATCAACTACGCTGAAGCCTTGGAATGTCGGCGCACCGTGCAACTCGGCTACTTTGGCGAAAGTTTTCCTGGCCATTGCGACAACTGTGATAACTGCCGTTTCCCTAAACCGATCGAAGATTGGACGATCGACGCCCAGAAGTTTCTGTCCTGTGTCGCACGGTTTGCCCAACGGGGTCAGCACTACGGCATCAATTACGCGATCGACGTGCTGCGCGGTTCGAAGGAAAAACGCATCTTGCAGAATAACCACGATCAACTCTCCACCTATGGCATCGGCAAAGATAAAACAACCGAGCAATGGAAATTACTGGCCCGTTCGATCGTGCACCAAGGCTTAGTGGACGAAGCCACCGACGGCTACGCTGTGCTGAAATTGAATGATCTGAGTTGGGAAGTCCTGCGCGGTCAGCGACAAGTCATGGTGGCCGTAGAACCGCAGCGATCGGATGTAACGCTTCAACGCAGCGATATGGGCAATGAACAAGTCGAAGAACTCTACGATCGCCTCCGCAAATTGCGCAAACAGATCGCCGATGATGAGGGCAACCCACCCTACGCCGTCTTCTCCAACGCGACCCTGCGGGAAATGGCAGAACAGCAACCCCTCGATCGCAAACAATTTCTGAAACTATCCGGGGTGGGCAATCGCAAATTAGATAAATATGGCGATATTTTTCTTCAAGAGATTAGCGATTTTCGGACAGAACACGGATTAACCACCACGCCCCCTCCATCCCTCTCCCTCGCCACGCCCTCTCAGACATCGTCTAAGTTAATTCCCTTCCCGACAACATCCCGATCGGGAACCCCACCCCCAAAATTCGCCAGCCAGAAGGTTAACCAGCGGAACCCTTCCTCCACGGCCAACGTCAGCTCTACCCACCTACAAACGCTTTCTCTCCATCAAGAGGGATATACACCTGCGGACATTGCAGAAGCCCGAAACCTCCGTTTGGGAACGGTTTGGGAGCATCTCGTGGTGTTATTGGAGCGGGGCCATGGGGTTCAGGTCGATCGCCTCATTGCGGACGATCGGCGAGCCGTCATTGCCCAAGCCATCCAGCAGCTTCGAAGTGAGTCGCTAACGGCCATTCGTGAAGTCGTCGGTGAGACCTATGGGTTTGATGAAATTCGCTTGGTTCGAGCTTGGATGCGATCGCAATCACAGTTCTAA
- a CDS encoding Uma2 family endonuclease, whose product MTLSLESPLNIPRSRPAPLWEDYLAVRDDPAYGDCKVAFYQGWLWVEMGKEGINHASFSDLLTMLFGFWAFLHPEETYASLGRCLVEQVNTHACAPDLVVYKGQNIPQWQTGEPRKIEIPRHRIPDLVGEIADTSLSQDLDEQKHLYASLGIPEYWVIDVKGLRVFAFTLQESGEYQRCTESQVFTGLPIDLIEQTLAKMTTSTNTAAATWFMQQLQAGIQDTAS is encoded by the coding sequence ATGACTCTTTCCCTAGAATCGCCCTTAAACATTCCCCGATCGCGCCCCGCCCCCCTTTGGGAAGATTACCTTGCCGTGCGGGATGACCCTGCCTATGGAGATTGCAAGGTTGCGTTTTATCAAGGGTGGTTGTGGGTTGAGATGGGCAAAGAAGGCATTAATCACGCAAGCTTCAGTGATTTGTTAACCATGTTGTTCGGGTTTTGGGCATTTTTACACCCAGAAGAAACCTATGCATCCCTAGGCCGCTGTCTGGTTGAGCAGGTCAACACCCACGCCTGTGCACCGGATTTGGTGGTCTACAAAGGACAGAACATTCCCCAATGGCAGACAGGGGAACCCCGCAAAATCGAAATTCCACGCCATCGCATCCCGGATTTGGTCGGGGAAATTGCCGATACCAGCCTCAGCCAGGATTTAGATGAACAAAAACATCTCTACGCCAGTTTAGGGATCCCTGAATATTGGGTGATTGATGTTAAGGGCTTACGAGTGTTTGCATTTACGTTGCAGGAGTCGGGGGAATATCAACGCTGTACGGAATCCCAAGTATTCACCGGGCTGCCGATCGATCTGATCGAGCAAACGTTAGCCAAGATGACAACGAGTACCAACACCGCTGCTGCCACTTGGTTCATGCAACAGTTGCAAGCTGGCATTCAAGACACAGCCAGTTGA
- a CDS encoding CAP domain-containing protein has product MTSSPFHLPATAVACLLAISFYHLPSKAQISAPAKPTVIAAATSADFQTELLRLTNAERKKAGLAPLKLSSLLNQAAQSHVQDMVQKQFFSHKGSNGSSVADRVKAVGYKYSYVGENIAAGNATASSTVQQWMKSPGHRANILNRNYKEIGFGYAKSDDQYGHYWVQVFGSSR; this is encoded by the coding sequence ATGACAAGTTCTCCTTTCCATCTGCCCGCGACAGCAGTTGCCTGTCTGTTAGCAATTAGTTTCTATCATTTACCCAGTAAAGCGCAAATCTCCGCTCCGGCCAAGCCGACGGTGATTGCAGCGGCCACGTCAGCGGATTTCCAAACGGAACTGTTGCGATTGACCAATGCAGAGCGCAAGAAAGCGGGGCTGGCTCCCCTGAAATTATCGTCACTTCTCAACCAAGCAGCGCAGTCCCATGTGCAAGACATGGTACAAAAGCAGTTCTTCAGCCACAAAGGTTCCAATGGTTCTTCCGTGGCCGATCGCGTCAAAGCAGTAGGCTACAAGTACTCCTATGTCGGTGAGAACATCGCTGCGGGCAATGCCACGGCATCCAGTACTGTTCAACAATGGATGAAGAGTCCTGGACACCGGGCCAATATCCTGAATCGTAACTATAAAGAGATTGGATTTGGCTATGCGAAATCCGATGATCAATATGGTCATTACTGGGTACAGGTTTTCGGAAGTAGTCGCTAG